One region of Salvia miltiorrhiza cultivar Shanhuang (shh) chromosome 3, IMPLAD_Smil_shh, whole genome shotgun sequence genomic DNA includes:
- the LOC131015220 gene encoding uncharacterized protein LOC131015220 isoform X2 gives MHIIPSTRGILMSLVLVREVFTAELPHGGSRGNGAQAFQGFQYSLPDEDVPFGDNFFVKDDLLQGNGLSWAFDFDMHMGEGKESQHAEKSLKEEALGHKQEVATLTPEDLAFKVEAELFKLFGDVNKKYREKGRSLLFNLKDRNNPELRERVMSGKISPERLCSMTAEELASKELTEWRMAKAEELAQMKVLPDTEVDIRRLVRKTHKGEFQVEVEHDDAIVAEVSAGTSLLTRPQRKKAVESHSPSGASIKDKEKVVGQGSSSDGQDFPGSLIIQTDGTDPMQGMMVDELKDSDLPPIVSLDEFMESLNNEPPFEDLSGDAGKKSPISSGESPKRAINLRASNRASDIRKDVTSKKASSVKKPDTMKDLSGSPAKQAVRPSDVPNADFVWNGILQLNISSTVTVGGLFYSGEKTSTKEWPTSLEIKGRVRLDAFEKFLQELPMSRTRAVMVLHFILRDKSSEEQRSNLTEAINSYVGDERLGYAEPVAGVELYLCPPASRMFEMLNKHILRERPGTEESFENGLIGVVVWRRAHISNTISPNSSSHQKHSLKKQPFGAPPKRVQDSPNVNPNTLTRQPQPPADEDDDDVPPGFGPGAAAAVAKDDDDLPEFNFSGDLNPSSASRVTSRNSLHALKKTTARPVEDVRELIKKYGQDGPSVASKSVGVDNRSLGIGIEPWNDDDDDDIPEWRPQAPQPPPHHQPYAVAHGHQLPLHVHPSDSRTSPAMSQLPRPGGLGHLAPPGGAWAAPPPQPGYRHGSRWRQY, from the exons ATGCACATAATCCCATCGACTCGCGGGATTCTCATGTCTCTGGTTCTAGTGAGGGAG GTGTTTACTGCTGAGCTGCCTCATGGTGGAAGCAGGGGGAATGGAGCGCAGGCTTTCCAGGGGTTCCAGTATAGTTTGCCTGATGAGGATGTTCCATTTGGAGATAACTTCTTTGTTAAAGATGATCTTTTGCAGGGCAATGGGCTTTCTTGGGCATTTGATTTTGATATGCATATGGGAGAGGGTAAGGAAAGTCAGCATGCTGAAAAGTCTTTGAAAGAGGAAGCTCTGGGGCACAAACAAGAGGTTGCAACGTTGACACCAGAAGATTTGGCTTTCAAAGTTGAAGCTGAgctttttaaattatttggtgATGTGAACAAAAAATATAGAGAGAAAGGCAGGTCTCTTTTGTTCAACCTCAAAGATCGTAACAATCCAGAATTGAGAGAAAGAGTCATGTCTGGCAAAATATCTCCAGAAAGGCTATGCTCAATGACAGCCGAAGAGCTTGCTTCCAAGGAGTTAACAGAGTGGCGTATGGCAAAAGCAGAAGAGTTGGCACAAATGAAAGTTTTGCCTGATACTGAGGTTGATATAAGACGTTTGGTCAGGAAAACACACAAGGGTGAGTTTCAGGTAGAAGTGGAGCATGATGATGCCATTGTTGCAGAGGTATCTGCTGGGACTTCTTTGTTGACACGACCTCAGCGGAAAAAGGCTGTCGAATCTCATTCTCCTTCTGGGGCTAGTATTAAAGATAAAGAAAAGGTGGTAGGCCAAGGGAGCAGTTCAGATGGCCAGGATTTCCCGGGCAGCCTGATTATTCAGACAGATGGAACTGATCCAATGCAAGGAATGATGGTGGATGAACTGAAGGATTCTGACTTGCCTCCAATCGTTTCGTTGGATGAGTTTATGGAGTCCCTTAATAATGAACCTCCATTTGAGGATCTGTCTGGAGATGCAGGGAAGAAGTCTCCTATATCATCTGGAGAAAGCCCAAAACGTGCTATCAACTTGAGGGCTTCCAATCGAGCTTCAGACATACGTAAAGATGTTACCTCCAAAAAGGCTTCTTCTGTCAAGAAACCTGACACGATGAAGGATTTGAGTGGTAGTCCCGCAAAACAAGCAGTTCGTCCTAGTGATGTACCGAATGCTGATTTTGTCTGGAATGGTATTCTTCAGCTCAACATATCATCCACAGTCACAGTTGGTGGACTATTTTACAG TGGTGAGAAGACATCAACGAAGGAGTGGCCTACCTCTCTCGAGATCAAGGGCAGAGTTAGACTCGATGCATTCGAAAAATTTCTCCAAGAACTCCCCATGTCGCGAACACGTGCAGTCATG GTTCTTCACTTCATTTTGAGGGATAAATCATCGGAGGAGCAGCGTTCTAATCTTACTGAG GCTATTAACTCATATGTTGGCGACGAGAGATTGGGGTATGCGGAGCCAGTCGCCGGCGTCGAGCTTTACCTCTGCCCGCCGGCTTCTAGAATGTTCGAGATGTTGAACAAGCATATACTCCGGGAGCGGCCGGGGACCGAAGAATCCTTCGAAAACGGACTAATTGGTGTAGTTGTATGGAGAAGAGCTCATATAAGCAACACAATATCACCTAATTCATCGTCGCACCAAAAACACAGCTTGAAAAAGCAACCCTTTGGTGCCCCGCCTAAGAGGGTTCAAGACTCCCCAAATGTTAACCCCAATACCCTAACTAGGCAACCCCAGCCGCCGGCggacgaggacgacgacgacGTCCCACCCGGGTTCGGCCccggcgcggcggcggcggtagcGAAGGACGACGACGATTTACCCGAATTCAACTTCTCGGGGGACTTGAACCCGTCCTCGGCGTCTCGTGTTACGTCTCGTAATTCACTCCACGCGTTGAAAAAGACGACTGCGCGGCCGGTGGAAGATGTGAGAGAGCTTATCAAGAAATATGGGCAGGATGGGCCTAGTGTGGCCAGTAAGAGTGTGGGTGTAGATAATAGGAGTTTGGGAATTGGAATTGAACCTTGGAAcgatgacgacgacgacgatATACCGGAGTGGCGGCCGCAGGCACCACAACCGCCGCCGCACCACCAGCCTTACGCGGTGGCTCACGGCCATCAGCTGCCGTTGCATGTGCATCCTAGTGATAGTCGTACGTCTCCTGCGATGAGCCAGCTGCCGCGGCCGGGTGGGCTGGGACACCTCGCACCGCCGGGTGGTGCTTGGGCAGCACCGCCGCCGCAGCCGGGTTACCGGCATGGTTCGAGATGGAGGCAATACTAG
- the LOC131015220 gene encoding uncharacterized protein LOC131015220 isoform X1: MSNNLVSQYPISGRQLVQMEHGSSSLEFPVPEMPMKMVGEVSCNPESHHFYVPTDQSGLLESLSGDSGFNTSMMSNNILGHNESSGVSMGSNQVWMSNQLGPEHASSPNSVAGQKASFPFKRKAEAEPLSNNATSQQMAQPHKRPAHVGSDANSPGFLQPSAHQKRTAQSQPRLGSPVTPTQPIKKMMRNDSMSGKSGLQRGQTGKRQTTKIESASKVRSESSEGIRSKMRESLAAALALACPNQDNALITEKNQRDAHNPIDSRDSHVSGSSEGGQVPVSGSAEVFPSNELTTLTKASGSQVFTAELPHGGSRGNGAQAFQGFQYSLPDEDVPFGDNFFVKDDLLQGNGLSWAFDFDMHMGEGKESQHAEKSLKEEALGHKQEVATLTPEDLAFKVEAELFKLFGDVNKKYREKGRSLLFNLKDRNNPELRERVMSGKISPERLCSMTAEELASKELTEWRMAKAEELAQMKVLPDTEVDIRRLVRKTHKGEFQVEVEHDDAIVAEVSAGTSLLTRPQRKKAVESHSPSGASIKDKEKVVGQGSSSDGQDFPGSLIIQTDGTDPMQGMMVDELKDSDLPPIVSLDEFMESLNNEPPFEDLSGDAGKKSPISSGESPKRAINLRASNRASDIRKDVTSKKASSVKKPDTMKDLSGSPAKQAVRPSDVPNADFVWNGILQLNISSTVTVGGLFYSGEKTSTKEWPTSLEIKGRVRLDAFEKFLQELPMSRTRAVMVLHFILRDKSSEEQRSNLTEAINSYVGDERLGYAEPVAGVELYLCPPASRMFEMLNKHILRERPGTEESFENGLIGVVVWRRAHISNTISPNSSSHQKHSLKKQPFGAPPKRVQDSPNVNPNTLTRQPQPPADEDDDDVPPGFGPGAAAAVAKDDDDLPEFNFSGDLNPSSASRVTSRNSLHALKKTTARPVEDVRELIKKYGQDGPSVASKSVGVDNRSLGIGIEPWNDDDDDDIPEWRPQAPQPPPHHQPYAVAHGHQLPLHVHPSDSRTSPAMSQLPRPGGLGHLAPPGGAWAAPPPQPGYRHGSRWRQY; the protein is encoded by the exons ATGTCCAACAATTTGGTTTCTCAGTACCCAATCTCAGGTAGGCAGTTGGTTCAGATGGAGCATGGTTCTAGCTCTCTGGAGTTTCCAGTTCCAGAGATGCCTATGAAAATGGTAGGCGAGGTGTCATGCAATCCTGAATCACATCATTTTTATGTACCAACAGATCAAAGTGGTCTATTAGAGTCACTCTCCGGTGACTCTGGGTTCAATACCTCGATGATGTCGAATAATATCTTGGGGCATAATGAATCTTCAGGTGTTAGTATGGGATCAAACCAAGTCTGGATGTCGAACCAGCTAGGTCCTGAGCATGCAAGTTCGCCGAACAGTGTAGCTGGACAGAAGGCTTCATTCCCTTTTAAACGGAAGGCTGAGGCGGAGCCTCTGTCAAACAATGCTACTTCTCAGCAAATGGCACAGCCTCACAAGCGGCCAGCACATGTGGGATCTGATGCTAATTCTCCCGGATTCCTGCAGCCTTCTGCACATCAAAAGAGAACTGCACAATCGCAGCCTCGATTGGGCTCTCCAGTTACACCTACTCAACCTATCAAGAAAATGATGCGGAATGACTCCATGTCAGGTAAGTCTGGCTTACAACGGGGGCAAACTGGAAAACGGCAAACTACTAAAATTGAATCAGCATCCAAGGTCCGGTCAGAGTCATCAGAAGGCATAAGGTCGAAAATGAGGGAATCTTTGGCTGCGGCATTGGCTTTGGCATGTCCGAACCAGGACAATGCTTTGATAACTGAGAAAAACCAGAGGGATGCACATAATCCCATCGACTCGCGGGATTCTCATGTCTCTGGTTCTAGTGAGGGAGGTCAGGTTCCTGTTTCTGGTTCCGCAGAAGTTTTCCCTTCAAATGAATTGACCACGCTTACCAAAGCCAGTGGTTCTCAGGTGTTTACTGCTGAGCTGCCTCATGGTGGAAGCAGGGGGAATGGAGCGCAGGCTTTCCAGGGGTTCCAGTATAGTTTGCCTGATGAGGATGTTCCATTTGGAGATAACTTCTTTGTTAAAGATGATCTTTTGCAGGGCAATGGGCTTTCTTGGGCATTTGATTTTGATATGCATATGGGAGAGGGTAAGGAAAGTCAGCATGCTGAAAAGTCTTTGAAAGAGGAAGCTCTGGGGCACAAACAAGAGGTTGCAACGTTGACACCAGAAGATTTGGCTTTCAAAGTTGAAGCTGAgctttttaaattatttggtgATGTGAACAAAAAATATAGAGAGAAAGGCAGGTCTCTTTTGTTCAACCTCAAAGATCGTAACAATCCAGAATTGAGAGAAAGAGTCATGTCTGGCAAAATATCTCCAGAAAGGCTATGCTCAATGACAGCCGAAGAGCTTGCTTCCAAGGAGTTAACAGAGTGGCGTATGGCAAAAGCAGAAGAGTTGGCACAAATGAAAGTTTTGCCTGATACTGAGGTTGATATAAGACGTTTGGTCAGGAAAACACACAAGGGTGAGTTTCAGGTAGAAGTGGAGCATGATGATGCCATTGTTGCAGAGGTATCTGCTGGGACTTCTTTGTTGACACGACCTCAGCGGAAAAAGGCTGTCGAATCTCATTCTCCTTCTGGGGCTAGTATTAAAGATAAAGAAAAGGTGGTAGGCCAAGGGAGCAGTTCAGATGGCCAGGATTTCCCGGGCAGCCTGATTATTCAGACAGATGGAACTGATCCAATGCAAGGAATGATGGTGGATGAACTGAAGGATTCTGACTTGCCTCCAATCGTTTCGTTGGATGAGTTTATGGAGTCCCTTAATAATGAACCTCCATTTGAGGATCTGTCTGGAGATGCAGGGAAGAAGTCTCCTATATCATCTGGAGAAAGCCCAAAACGTGCTATCAACTTGAGGGCTTCCAATCGAGCTTCAGACATACGTAAAGATGTTACCTCCAAAAAGGCTTCTTCTGTCAAGAAACCTGACACGATGAAGGATTTGAGTGGTAGTCCCGCAAAACAAGCAGTTCGTCCTAGTGATGTACCGAATGCTGATTTTGTCTGGAATGGTATTCTTCAGCTCAACATATCATCCACAGTCACAGTTGGTGGACTATTTTACAG TGGTGAGAAGACATCAACGAAGGAGTGGCCTACCTCTCTCGAGATCAAGGGCAGAGTTAGACTCGATGCATTCGAAAAATTTCTCCAAGAACTCCCCATGTCGCGAACACGTGCAGTCATG GTTCTTCACTTCATTTTGAGGGATAAATCATCGGAGGAGCAGCGTTCTAATCTTACTGAG GCTATTAACTCATATGTTGGCGACGAGAGATTGGGGTATGCGGAGCCAGTCGCCGGCGTCGAGCTTTACCTCTGCCCGCCGGCTTCTAGAATGTTCGAGATGTTGAACAAGCATATACTCCGGGAGCGGCCGGGGACCGAAGAATCCTTCGAAAACGGACTAATTGGTGTAGTTGTATGGAGAAGAGCTCATATAAGCAACACAATATCACCTAATTCATCGTCGCACCAAAAACACAGCTTGAAAAAGCAACCCTTTGGTGCCCCGCCTAAGAGGGTTCAAGACTCCCCAAATGTTAACCCCAATACCCTAACTAGGCAACCCCAGCCGCCGGCggacgaggacgacgacgacGTCCCACCCGGGTTCGGCCccggcgcggcggcggcggtagcGAAGGACGACGACGATTTACCCGAATTCAACTTCTCGGGGGACTTGAACCCGTCCTCGGCGTCTCGTGTTACGTCTCGTAATTCACTCCACGCGTTGAAAAAGACGACTGCGCGGCCGGTGGAAGATGTGAGAGAGCTTATCAAGAAATATGGGCAGGATGGGCCTAGTGTGGCCAGTAAGAGTGTGGGTGTAGATAATAGGAGTTTGGGAATTGGAATTGAACCTTGGAAcgatgacgacgacgacgatATACCGGAGTGGCGGCCGCAGGCACCACAACCGCCGCCGCACCACCAGCCTTACGCGGTGGCTCACGGCCATCAGCTGCCGTTGCATGTGCATCCTAGTGATAGTCGTACGTCTCCTGCGATGAGCCAGCTGCCGCGGCCGGGTGGGCTGGGACACCTCGCACCGCCGGGTGGTGCTTGGGCAGCACCGCCGCCGCAGCCGGGTTACCGGCATGGTTCGAGATGGAGGCAATACTAG
- the LOC131015292 gene encoding expansin-like B1 gives MHSSSSSFFPFRLLNLLYVARMASCLKFVFGLLAAALFLLESLGDAAPCTDCFTQSRASYYPNSDEKGTETGRCGFGTFGATINNGDVSAASDLYRDGLGCGACYQVRCTNSKYCSDKGVNVVITDHGSSHNTDFILSSRAFGRMAQNADAGASLLTFGVIDIEYKRISCSYPNKNITIKIDESSSNPHYLAFVIWYQQGMKDITAVQLCETQSYTCKLLDRSYGAVWTATSPPSGPLSVRMLFSDENGDEKWIVPVNDIPDNWKAGDIYDSGAQVNA, from the exons ATGCATTCGAGCTCGTCTTCTTTCTTCCCTTTTCGTCTTCTAAACTTGCTCTACGTCGCTAGGATGGCATCATGCCTCAAGTTTGTATTCGGTCTTCTTGCAGCGGCACTTTTCCTCTTGGAATCTCTCGGGGATGCTGCTCCGTGCACGGATTGTTTCACGCAGTCGAGGGCGTCTTACTACCCGAATTCTGATGAGAAAGGCACAGAAA CTGGACGATGTGGCTTTGGTACATTTGGGGCAACAATTAACAATGGAGACGTATCAGCAGCATCAGATCTCTATCGAGATGGATTAGGTTGCGGTGCTTGCTACCAG GTCAGGTGTACTAATAGCAAGTACTGTTCAGACAAAGGAGTGAATGTCGTCATAACTGACCACGGTTCCAGCCATAATACCGACTTCATTCTGAGCAGCCGTGCTTTTGGGCGAATGGCTCAGAACGCGGATGCAGGTGCATCTCTTTTAACATTTGGCGTGATAGATATTGAATATAAACG GATTTCATGCAGCTATCCGAACAAAAATATTACGATTAAGATAGATGAAAGCAGCAGCAACCCTCATTATCTGGCCTTCGTAATTTGGTATCAGCAAGGCATGAAAGACATAACTGCAGTGCAACTATGTGAG ACACAAAGTTACACATGCAAGCTATTGGATCGGAGTTATGGAGCAGTATGGACAGCTACGTCACCGCCTAGTGGACCACTTTCAGTAAGGATGCTCTTTAGTGATGAAAATGGAGACGAGAAATGGATAGTTCCAGTGAATGACATACCGGATAACTGGAAAGCCGGAGACATATACGACTCTGGAGCACAAGTTAATGCCTGA